The genomic segment ACATCTGGGGTTTTGGATGGCTTGCAGACTGGGCACAACCAAAAATTAATGATATTACGCGAGAGCATCAGTCATTTGAGCTTGAGTATGTTGTACCTCCTGCTAATGCCTCAATTGGGGGACAAACATCAACCTCGGAGCCCGTCAATAGCCCAGCACTCTTTGTAAATACTGTTACAGATACCGTATCCGACAAACAACCGCTACGTTCTCCATCTTTCTCTAATTCTTCAGGCAGTAACAGCAACTGATAATCCCTTCAGATATCCCGCATCCCCTTAAAAAGGGGCTTGCGGGTACTTCATCAGCGTGTGTTCTATTCGTGCTCAGGCGCCACAACGAAAATGCCTGGCGCGTTTCGCAGGTATTCGTTGTAATCCATGCCATAACCGAAAATGTAATGATCATCCACTTCAAGCCCGACAAAATCCGCTTTTTGCAGACCTTCCGGCACTCGCTTGTGATGTTTATCAACAAGTACGGCGCTCATCACTTCTTTAGCCCCTATAGCCTCAACTTCCTTGAGGATGGATGCAAGGGTGACCCCGCCATCTAGAATATCGTCAACGACCAGAACGGTTCTATCCTTAAGCTCAAGACGAGGCCTTACCTTCCAGTGCAACTCGCCGCCGGTAATCTCACCGCGGTAGCGCGTGGCATGCACATAATCGACCTCGAGCGGGAAATCAAGGCGCAGCAGCAGGTTCGCCATGGGCACGAGTCCGCCAATCATGACGCATACAATGACTGGATTTTTATCATGCAGACGTTCATGAATGGCACTTGCCATTTTATCCAGTGCGGCTTCGACCTGGGCGGTGGTGTAAAGACACGCAGACTTCGCGTAAACGTCCTGAATAGAAACCGGGATGCTCATGCATATTCCTCAAAGATAGTTCGCCCCTGGAGCAGTTACAGCTTAAATCAGGGCAATGTGGATGAAGGCGATACATTATACTAAATCAGTACGGTTCAGAGAATCCTTCTTGTAATAATTTTCTGTGTACGGGACGAAAAATCGTTGTCTTCCCAGAGCTCATGCTGGAGTTAGCCCCGTGCCGGCACATGGATGGGTTCCCTGCCTGCGCGGGAATGACAGGATTCGGGTTGTGTACAGAGGCCAAAATCTCTCCCACACTGTCTTCCCCGCGCAGGCGGGGACCCATTCGGGGTATGGCACGGAGCCAACGCATGGAACGATTCAGCCTGGTCACGGTACAAAAATACACGTGAATCCCCCGGCGCGGAAAAAATATCCCGTACACAGCATAATTTTATTAAACGCCCGTTGCGAGCGGCAGCGTGCTGACGGGCGCACGCAGCACCTGTGGACGGAGTGATGGGGCAATGCATTGATATTTCTGCGCAACCATGCAATAAAATGCCGGAGGTAATGGCCAGACCATTTTTCCCATTTCGTTTAAAAAGTCAAAACGCTTTATCCAGCGCATCGCGTGCACTGGAGGTGTATAGTAAAAACTCGAGAAAGCCGTC from the Legionella geestiana genome contains:
- a CDS encoding hypoxanthine-guanine phosphoribosyltransferase, translated to MSIPVSIQDVYAKSACLYTTAQVEAALDKMASAIHERLHDKNPVIVCVMIGGLVPMANLLLRLDFPLEVDYVHATRYRGEITGGELHWKVRPRLELKDRTVLVVDDILDGGVTLASILKEVEAIGAKEVMSAVLVDKHHKRVPEGLQKADFVGLEVDDHYIFGYGMDYNEYLRNAPGIFVVAPEHE